The sequence below is a genomic window from Ignavibacteriales bacterium.
GTCTGATATTATCTTTGTATCACTATTAAATTCTAATACTCCATAGCATAAAATTTTTTTGAGTTTCAATTCCGGTTCACAATCCAATTGAAATAAACAATTTTGGAATTGATGAAATTTACCATCCAATCCTTTTGAGTACCTATTCCATAAATCATTAAACTGTTTTTGTAGTTCTTTATCATTAATCGGAGGATTATTTCTAAGGTTCCAATTTTCAATCTGAGCTTTAATAAATTCTTTTGTTATCCCCTGATTAAAAAGTGTCCCGAAAATTTTTATTAAAGCCTTATGCCTATTCCCCTCACTTACTCCATTTGTGAGATAGTCAAGGATTTCGTTTCCAGCATTTGAATTAATATCTTTAACAAGCCCAGATTTAACAATGAAATACTTTTGTAATACATCATTAATTTTTTTTGCCGAAATTTTTTGTGGTTTTGATTCAGGTATTCCGCTTAAAAAGCTGTATGTATTTCCATTGTAATGATTTGAAGGCGGGAGCGCAGTATAAACACTACTTAACCTAAGTTCACAATGGTCAAATATTTTTTTATTTAATGCTTCAAAACTGTAATAACTTTTTATTCCAAATTCATTGTGAATAAATTCTATGTCCTCAAGTTCAAAATGGAAATGAAATCCAAAACCTGATTTTACTATCCAGGAATTTATTCCTAATTCATCAGCAAGTTTTAGTATAAATTTTTCATCTGAGCATTTATCAAAATCGAGGCTCTGATAATTTCCATTAATAACTCCAATTCCATTAATATTTTTATGCCAATTAATCTTTTCTAAATCGGAGAGAGATTGGGGGTTTTTTACTAACTGTTTCCATCTACCAAAAGGTTTCTTTCCATTTTCAGAAATGATTAATGGAATTATTTTGAGTTCAAATGAGTTGTAGTGTTTAGCATATTCAAGTAAGGTCTCCATTAAGAGACCTCCTCGAATAAGTAACCTTGTTTATTCTTTGCTATCTCAAATTTTTTTATGGTCAGAATATTTAATTCGGATAGTGGCACAAAATTCTGCAATTCATACCCCTTATTTCCGAATTGAAATGTTTTACCCTTTATTAAAAAATATTCACGAGTTGATATATATATATCTTTTTCACAAAATATTTTTATCCACTTAAATTTTATTCTTTCATCTGAGAGTAACTCGTAATTAATTCCAAAGGCATTAATTTTATTCAGTATATGTTCTTTTCTTCGATTAAGGATTAATGTTCCGTTATCAGTAATATCAAGTTTACCGATAAATCGGGTTTGAAATTCGAGCTGTAATTTGATGTCAAATAGGTGTGATGAATTTTTGTGTGGTACAAGTTGCAGATGTTTAGACGAATCACTATGTTTGGTCATTACTTTTCCTATATAGGTTAAGTGAAATAATTGAAGCGAACTGAGGTGGTGTGGTAACTAACTCTTAGTTCGCTTTTTTGTTTGTTAATTTTGCTTTTATAATTTTTTCTTTTGCTATTTCCCGAATAAACTCACTTAATTTTAATTCTTCTCTATTTGCGAGATAAATCAGAAACTCTTTGTCTTGAGGTTTAAGTCTGAAATTTATTGAACCCGATTTATTAAATATCATGTGACTCCTTTTTTGTGATTTAAATGTGAAACTTATCATTAAAAAAATTTTCTAAAAGTTCTTTATTAATTTAAAGTAATTTTGCGTCAGGATAAATACTTTTTAAAGACAATACTTTTCATCAAACTATCAATTCCAATCAATTTTAATCCTTTTTTATACTTTGCTGTTGCATGATTTTTCAAGTTTTGTCACCATCATTTTTGCATTATGAAATTCAAAAACTCTCTCCTACATATTACTAAGAGATTCTTTCTTTTTCAACAAACCAAAAGAATCTATGCTTGCCACATATAATGTTATAATTTTTTTTAACAGGTCAAATACTTTTTGCAATCATGAAAAAATATTTTTTACTATTGTCTTAATCCAAAATTAATTTTTAATAAATCAAGTCTGAAAATATATTTTTCTCATTAAAAATAATTCACCAGGATAATTGAACGAAGAATTATAATTTTCTATAACAAAAAATTTATAGCCCTTTTGCAGAATATATTTTTTAAGGGTTGCAGAAAGTAAAAACAAATTCATTGAAAGGCGGGTAGGGGGTGGTTAACCCCCTTAGTTTAGGCTTCTAATACCCTTACTGCTTCTCTCAGGGAATCAATTGTAAGGTGGGCATATATTTGTGTGGTCTTTATGTCTCTATGCCCTAAAAGCTCTTTAATGATGTATAGTGAAACACCTTTTTTGGCAAGATTAGAAGCGAAGCTATGACGCAAATCATGCATGTGCAATTGTGAATTTATGTTTATCTCAATTGATGCTTTTCTTATTGCTTCTTTGAATTTTTTACTTACAAAATCCCCATTTAGTTTTATTCCATTGTTGTGAAATAACAAATCATTACCACTTAGATTTATAACTTTAGGCAGTCTATTAATCAGGATTGAATATAGTTTTGAATTTATTGGAATCACCCTTTCCTTTTTTCCTTTGGTTGTGAATTCATCCGTATTTAAAACCCTTATCACTCTTTCGTTTAGTTGTATTTGATTCCATCTAAGGTTTACAATTTCACCTAATCTCATTCCGGTATGAAATGCTAAAAGGTAAATGTCGGTAAATTCTTTTTTTGTCAGATAGTTTAAAATTTGATTTAGTTCAATCTCATTAATAAAAATCGGGTTGTTCTGCGGGAGTTTTGGAGTTTTAATTTTTTGCATTGGATTAACCTCTAAATATCCCCATTGAATCGCTTTATTAAATGCACTTCTAAGGTTATTAAAATGATGTTTACAGGCATACTTACTCACTTGGTAGGTTGCTGTTAAAAATTGCTCAAGATTGTATCCGGTTAATTTATTCAATGGTATTTCGCCAAAGGTCTCTTTCATTCTTTTAAATGTTGTGTGTACATCATTGTAATACTTAACAGATAGGTTTTGTTTGACGTAGTTCAAATACTCATCAAGGAATTGACTTAACGAAATGTATTTTAGTTCCGGTTGTGAAAGTTTCTTTTCATTGAACTGACTTAAAAATTTAATAGCGTCTGTTTTCATCTTACACTTGGTTGAAATTCTTTTGATTCTTTGCTCGGTTTCATCAAAGTATTGAAGTTGATAATATTTGCCTCGCTTGAATAAGAATGATTTTCTCATTTTAATACCTCTTTCTTATTCCTTGAGAGAGTGAAAAAGTGTTAACCAGAGTGTTAACCGGAAAAGTAATTTCTTGTTATATTTGATATGTAAGAGATTGAAATTTGCTGTTTATTTCAATGCGCCCGTAGTTCAACTGGACAGAATGTTGGATTCCGGTTCCAAAGGTTGCAGGTTCGAGTCCTGCCGGGCGTACAATGTATAAATATTTTGGTGGATTACTTATTTCATACTAAATTTGTAATCGCTTTTTGAAAGATTATAAATGAAAATCAATGTTTCAGAGGAAAAATTAAATGCTCACTAAAAAGAAAAAACTTTCCAAGAAGGAAATTAAAGAAGATAAGTTAGTTACAACCTACTATAAAGCTCAGGATTTTTTTGAAGAAAATAAATCAAGAATAGGTTTGTACGCTGTTGTTATTGCTGCATTGGCATTAGTAATTTACTTCTACATGAACTCACGTAAAGACGCAAATGAAAAAGCCGGATTAGAGTTATCCAGAGTAATGTCTGTATATGACGCCGGTTCATACCTTGAAGCTATTGAAGGAAGACAAGGCACTAATATAATCGGACTGAAAAAAATTGTTGAAGAGTACGGAAGTACTGAGAATGGAGAGAATGCCAAAATTTATATGGCTAATGCATATTTTTATCTTGGGAAGAATGAAGAAGCATATAACTATTACAATGACTACGGCGGCAATAATGAACTTTACAAGGCAACAGCTTTGGCTGGTGAAGCCGGATATTTTGCTTCTAAAAAAGAATATGAAAAAGCAGCAGATCTTTACAGAAAAGCCTCAAGGATTTCTGAATTAAATGCTTTAAACCCTGAGTATATGTTGAAAGCAAGCATCAATTACATTAATGCAGGTAAAAAAGAAGTTGCAAAAGAATTGCTCGAAACTCTAAAACGGGATTTTACAACTTCAACATCCGCAAGAGAAGCTGATAAGTACCTTGCATTAACGAATTGATTTTTATTTTTTTACAAATCAATCAAGCCGCTGTGATATGCGGCTTTTTTGTTGAATTGTGTCGAATACTGTAAGAGTAATTTCTTGACTTTCAAACCGTATATCTATATTTTTTTGCCCTGTTTATTTACAATTTAATCGGAATTTATGGCAGATACATCAGATTTCAGAAATGGCTTAATTATAAAATTTAAGAATGATCTTTATACAATTGTTGAATTTCAACACGTAAAACCGGGTAAAGGCGGGGCTTTTGTCCGGTCACTCCTGAAAAATCTTAAAACCGGTAAAGTCCTTGATAATACATTCAGATCAGGCGAATCCGTTGATGTGGTTAGGGTTGAAAGAAGAAAATATCAATACCTTTACCGTGAAGGTGAGTTTCTTGTTTGTATGGATAACGATACTTACGAACAAATAAATGTTCCTGCGGCGTTGTTTGGAGATGGACTTGAGTATTTAAAAGAATCGGAAGAAGTAGAAATACTTTTTAACGGAAGTGAAATAATTACAGTTGAACAACCAGTCTTCGCTTATCTTAAAGTAATCGAGACTGAACCCGGCTTTAAAGGAAATACCGCAACAGGTGCTCTTAAACCTGCTAAATTAGAAACCGGCTCTACTCTTAATGTACCTCTGTTTATCAATGTCGATGACGTTTTAAAAGTGGATACAAGAACCGGCGAATATGTTGAACGTGTTAAAACTTGATGAAGGGAAATAAATGGATTTAAACCTTCTTAAAAAATTAATCAGGCTTGTTGATACCTCAAACATTACTGATCTTGAAGTAGAGGAAAATGGTTTAAGGGTAAAGATTGCTAAAAAAACAAGATCATACGCTCAAGGCTCGCAGCCGCATATTGTAATGGCTCCTGCTCATCAACCAGCAGATGTAATTGAACAAAAAGCATCTTCAGAAGCGAAGCAGACGTCAGAAGAAAAACCATCTAACACTCATGAAATAAGATCACCAATTGTAGGAACATTTTACAGGGCTCCTGCACCCGATGCTGACGCTTATGTTCAGGTCGGCGATATGGTGTCTGCGGGTTCTGTATTGTGTATTGTAGAAGCAATGAAACTGATGAACGAAATTGAATCGGACATTGGCGGAAAAATAATCAGGATACTCGTAGAGAACGGAAAACCTGTGGAATATAATCAGCCACTGTTCCTTATTGAAAAATCCTGATTCGTACTCATTTATCTGGAAGAAAATTGTTTAAAAAAATTTTGATCGCCAATCGAGGCGAAATAGCACTCAGAATAATCAGATCATGCAAGGAACTGGGAATAAGCACAGTTGCTGTATATTCTGAGGCTGACAGGGACTCTCTTCACGTTACATTTGCTGATGAAGCAGTTTGTATCGGACCTCCGCTAGGACGAGAAAGTTATCTTAAAATTCCCGCAATAATTTCTGCTGCACAAATTACCGGTGCAGATGCTATACATCCCGGTTATGGATTCCTTGCTGAGAATGCAAACTTTTCTGAAATCTGTACTGAATCAAACATAAAGTTTATCGGTCCTTCCCCTGAAATGATTAATGCGATGGGTGATAAAGCATTTGCAAAAGACACGATGAAAAAAAATGGAGTTCCGGTTATACCCGGAAGTGATGGTGTTGTAACAGATGCTGATGAAGGAAAGAGAATTGCCTCTGAAATCGGGTTCCCGGTAATTATCAAAGCATCTGCCGGCGGCGGCGGTAAAGGTATGCGTATTGTCTGGGAGGAGAGTGAATTTGATAAGGCTTACCTCACGGCAAAGACAGAAGCAGAATCCGCATTCAGTAACGCCGATGTATATATAGAAAAATTTGTTGAAAATCCCCGCCACGTTGAGATACAGATTCTTGGCGATACATTCGGTAATGTTTATCACTACGGTGAAAGGGACTGCTCGGTTCAAAGAAGACATCAGAAATTAATTGAAGAATCACCATCGCCTGCAATCGACGAAGATATCCGTAATAAAATGGGTGAGACAGCCATTCTCGGCGGTAAGGCAGTTAATTATGAAGGTGCCGGAACAATTGAATTCCTGTTGGATAAAAATAAAAATTTCTATTTCATGGAAATGAATACCAGGATACAGGTTGAACATCCGGTAACCGAAATGGTTTACGGTGTCGATCTTGTGCGTCAGCAGATTCTGGTTGCTGCAGGTGAAAAAATAGAAACACTTCCCCAAAAGCCCACAGGACACAGTATAGAGTTTAGGATCAATGCAGAGGATCCCGAACATTCCTTCAGACCTTCGCCCGGTAAAATACAGTCATTGCATTTCCCCGGCGGTTATGGCGTAAGAGTTGACTCACATATTTATCAGTCATATTCAATTCCGCCTAATTATGATTCACTGATTGCAAAATTAATTGTCTGGGGAAAAAACAGGGAACACGCTATTGCCCGCGGCAGAAGGGCGCTTGAAGAGTTTACAGTTGAGGGGATAAAAACAACCATACCATTCCACCTCAAAGTACTGGAAGATGAAAGATTTTTAAGTGGTAATTTTGATACCGGCTTTCTTGAGGGATTTCTAAAATAAAACCGGTAATGAATTTATCACAACCGGTAACTTCCGGTTTAGTTAAAGTGATAGAGAATAAAATTTTAAGCTGAGGTATAAAATGAATTTTCCTGAAAATCTCAAATACACAAAAGATCATGAATGGGTGCTTGTGGAAGGCAGCAACGGAACAATTGGTGTGACCGAATACGCTCAAAGTGAACTTGGTGATGTCGTTTTCGTTGACATCGATCCGAACGTTAGTGCAATTACAAAAGGGCAGTCATTCGGAACAATTGAAGCAGTAAAAACAGTGAGTGATATTTATGCACCGTGCAATGGTACTGTTGTAGAAATTAATAAACTGCTTGCAGATAGTCCTGAAACCATTAACACAGATCCTTACGGTCAGGGTTGGATGGTAAAAATAAAAATTTCTGATTTAAATGATTTGAATGATTTGCTGGACAGCAGCGCATACAAACAATTAATCGGGCAATAATATTATTCCTTAGTGGAATATTTAGTTCTCTGATTTTTTTGAAGAGGCTGTTTCAAATGACTCTTATTGTCTGTCTGCCTGTTAAGACTTTCAATATAATGATAAGGGGTTTTGAAACAGCCTCTTTTATTTTCTAATTGATTACTTCAGTTAAAAGAAACGAATGATACATAACGAAACAATATTGATTGTCGACTTCGGTTCACAATACACTCAGCTCATCACACGCCGGGTACGTGAAGCAAATGTTTATTCCGAAATTCATGCCCACACAATTTCACTTGGAGAAGTAAAGAAATTAAATCCAATGGGGATTATCCTTTCCGGCGGACCAATGAGTGTTTATGATAAGGACGCGCCGGCAATTGACCCGGAAATAATTAAACTCGGTGTGCCGGTACTTGGTATTTGTTATGGGCTTCAATTTATTTGCAAAACATTTGGCGGCATTGTTGAACCTGCTAAGGACAGGGAATACGGCAAAGCTCCGCTGGTTGTTACCAAAGAATCATCACTATTTAAAGATGTTAAGAAAGACTCAACCGTATGGATGAGTCATGGTGATTATTTATCGGGTGTTCCTGCCGGATACAAAATATTAGCTGAATCATCGCATTCACCATTATGCGCAATTTCAAATGAAGAACAAAAAATTTACGGGGTTCAATTTCATCCGGAGGTTGTTCATACTGAAGAAGGCAAAAAAATCATTCACAACTTTCTGTTTGAAATTTGCGGATGTTCGGCATCGTGGACTTCTAAAAATTTTATTTCCGGGTGTATTGAGGAAATAAAAATCAAAGCTGATAACTCAAAAGTAATTTGTGCATTAAGCGGCGGAGTTGATTCTACTGTTGCTGCTGTTCTTGTTAAGAAGGCAATCGGTGAAAATCTTTTATGTGTTCATATCGACACAGGACTTATGAGAAAAGATGAAAGTGAGAAGATCAGTAAATTATTTAAGGAGAATCTTCATCTTAATTATCAGCATGTTGACGCATCTGAAATATTTCTCCAAAGACTGAAAGGTGTTACAGATCCAGAACAAAAAAGAAAAATAATTGGAACAACTTTTATAGATGTATTTGAATCTGAAGCAAAAAAAATATCCGGCGCTGAATATCTTGTTCAAGGGACTCTTTACCCGGATGTAATTGAATCAGTTTCGGTTAAAGGTTCTTCGGTAACAATAAAATCACATCACAATGTCGGCGGACTTCCTGAAAAGATGAACCTGAAACTAATTGAGCCGTTCAGAGAATTATTTAAAGATGAAGTACGAGCAGTCGGCAGGGAACTAAACATACCGGAAGAATTTATAGAAAGACATCCGTTCCCCGGTCCCGGACTTGCAGTTAGAATTCTCAGTGATATAACAAAAGCGAAACTTGATATACTCAGAGACGCAGATGATATTTTCATAAGTGAAATAAAATCTGCCGGATTGTACAACCATATATGGCAGGCATTCGCCGTGCTGCTTCCTGTCCAGACGGTCGGTGTGATGGGCGATCTGCGTACTTATGAAAATGTGCTGGCACTCCGCGCAGTTACTTCTGTTGATGGAATGACTGCTGATTGGTTCAGGTTTGATAGTGAATTTCTTGCGGACGTTTCAAATAAAATTATTAACAGGGTAAGGGGAATTAACCGTGTTGTGTACGATATAAGTTCCAAACCTCCGGCTACAATTGAGTGGGAATAGTTGTGGAAGAAAAATTAAAAATAGAACACAAACTTAAACAGGCGGAAGAATTTGAAGCTAACGGGAAGTTTCTTCATGCCATTCAGGTTTATACATCGTTAATTGAACAATACCCTCAACTGACTGAAGCCATATTTTGTCTCGCCGACTTATATCAGAAATTGAATAATATTAATTCTGCTTCAAGTCTGATATCGCTTATGATAGAGAATGACCCGGACAACATAGAAAAAAGAATGTTCGCGGGGCAGTTCTTTCTAAAAAACAGTCTTTGGAATGAAGCCATAGATGTCCTGGAATTAGTTATGGCTGAAGAAGATGGATATGTCTCATACCTTCGCGGATTTGCATATTATAAGTTGAATGAATTTGAATTAAGCAAAATAAATTTTCTCAATTATGTTATTCGCGAAACCGATTCATCTTTAAAACACGAGGGATATTTATTCCTGGCAAAAAACTGTATTGAATTGAAGGACTATCATTCAGCAGAAAATTTCCTAAAGAAAATTGAATCAGTTTATTCTTCATACTGGGAGTACCAATACTTGTTTGGATTGGTTTACAAGAACATAGGGATGCTAGAGCATGCTATTGTGTGTGCAGAAAAAGCTATTAAGCTCAACTCAAAAAATGCTGAAGCGTTTGCGCTTGCAGGACAATTGCAGTTGATCTCGGGTGATTATAAAAAAGCGGAACGAAGATTTTATAAATGTTTAGAACTTAAAGATGATTTTTCTGCTGATATTTATACCGGGCTGGCAGAAGTCTGTTTGAAATCCGATAATCTCAAAGAAGCACTGGCATACTATAACACCGCATTAAAACTTGATCCGCAGAATAATACTGCGCAGAAGGGTAAAGCTGCCGCCGAACATAAACTTAACAATGTGAGTTCTGATGGTTAAAATTTTACAGGTTATTTTTCTGATACTCAGTTTCTCTTCTATCGCGTTTAACCAGGTAAATCCCGCCGGTGATTTTAGCAAAGCAGTTGCATTGTATGAACAAGAAAAATTTGATGATGCTCTCATCCTCTTCAACCAGATATTAAATGATCCTGAAGCCGGGAATGCTCATCAGTCAGCCACAATATTCAAAAGCAAAATATTACTTTCTAAGAAAAAATATTTTGAATCAGAAAAACTTTTAAAAGATTTTATCAATTCATCTCCTGAAGGATCATATAAAGATGAAGCAAGATTAACACTCGCTAAAAATCTTTATGAACAAACATTTTACTATCCTGCTTTTAATGAATTAGTACGTTTACTAAATCAGACAAACTCTGCGCTTTATAAAACTGATGCAGAAAAGTACGCTGAATTGATTGCGTTAACTCATCTTGACCCGGTCCAGGTAAAACCAATTGCTGAAACGTCGGAAACTAAAATCAAACCATTCCTGTTTTTACTTCTCGCAAAGATGTATGAAAAAAATGGATTGATTTCAGAATCGTATAATGTATTTCATAAATTAGTTGAAGAATTTCCATTCTCAAATGAAGCTGTTTTAGCTAATAAATTGTTGCAGGAAAATAAATCTTTAAAGTCGGGTGAATGTTCTATTGGAATTTTATTACCTCTCGCAAAAAAAATAACGGAAGGAAGTACTTCAACACTCGCCTGGGAAGTGCTTGAGGGCATTAAGTATGCAACAGATGAATTCAATAGAACCAATGACTCAAAAATTGGATTGGTTGTACGCAGTACAACAGAGACAGAGCAAATCAAAAATATTACTGAAGAATTTTCCGCAAATGAATCAGTCAAAATTGTTTTAGGTCCTATCTTTAGCAATGAGGTCATATCAGTTTTAAGTGCACTCAAAAGAAAAGATATACCAGTTATTTCACCAACCGCAACAGATGATGAACTTGTAGCTCTGAACAAAAATTTTTTCCAGGCAAATCCGGGTTTTACGCAACGCGGGATTATAATGGCAAACTATATTTATAATGTTGAAGGAAAAAAGAGAATTGCTGTTATCAATTCTATCGAAGGCTACTCACCGATAATTGCTTCTGCATTTGTTGAAGAATTTAAAAGACTCGGCGGAAAAATAATCCTGAGAGAGACATACAAGTATGGAACGACAATAAGTTCAGCGGGTTTGGAGAAACTTAGAGAATATAAGAATTCACTTGATGGTATATTTGTTCCTTTATCGGATAAATCTGATGCCCCGTTTATACTTTCAGGACTGGTGCAAAATGAAATTGATCTTCCGCTGTATGGAAACCAGGACTGGATGCAGGCTAAAGGTTTTGAAACATCAACAACGTTAAGCAATAAATTAGTATTCACTTCAGATTATTTTATTGAATATTCTGATCCCGACTATCAGACTTTCAGCAAAGAATTCTCAGAAAAAACAAAAATGGAATTGAACAGGAATGTCCTTTATGGTTATGATACAGCTAAATACCTTTTAACCGTGATTTCAAACACAATTTCTGACAGAAAAAAAATCTGTGATAAAATGGAATCCGGGATTAGAATATCAGGTTATCATAACTATATTTCGTTTGATAAAAAACATGTAAACAGAAACCTCAACATTGTAAAATACAATAACGGAATTTTTGAACTCATAGACAGGTATGAACTGAAATAATTCTTAACGGAGGACTTATCCTTAAAGTAAAAGATCTCCCGCTTGACGACAGACCGCGCGAAAAATTAATGCTTCGCGGACCTCAAAATTTATCCGATGCTGAACTTATTGCCATACTGTTAAGAACCGGAAGAAAAGGTAAATCGGTTGTTAATATTGCTCTTGACCTGATTAACCAGGAAGGGAACCTTTCAAGACTTGCAAACAAATCTTTAGCATCGTTAAAAAAAACTGACGGTATAGGCAATGATAAAGCTGCAACATTGTTAGCTGCATTTGAAATCAGTCGAAGAATTCAGACGCAGGTTAAGTGGTTGTTTGATGTTAAGGTCACTTCACCAAAAGATGTGGCGGATATTTACATGCCTTTGCTTCGTGATGAAATGAAGGAACTGTTTTATATCCTATGTTTAAGTTCTTCAAACAAAATAATAAGAGCAGAAAAAATTTCGATGGGCAGTTTAAATGCAAGTCTTGTTCATCCGCGTGAAATATTCAAAGTGGCAATTGAAAATAGTTCTGCAAGCATTATCTGCATACACAATCACCCGAGTGGAAATCCTGAACCGAGCAATGAAGATATCTCTATCACCCGTAAATTAGTCGAAGCCGGTAAGTTGCTTGACATTCCATTGTTTGATCACATAATAATTGCAGGTAACACTTATACAAGTTTTGTTGAGAGAAGACTGATCTGATATTCTTCAAAATCAGCCAATAAATGCAATGTTTGCATTATTTTAATTTGTATTTAAGTATCTATTTTAGTATATATCGAACCAACAAATGATACCTTGGCATCAAAATCTTTGTAATTTCAATTCTTTTTTCGCTTTTACCAAGAAAAGCGTGGTAATTTAAATTGTACATTAATAATTAATTTATTGGAGGACCAATATGAAAGTACTGAAAATCGTTAGGAACACTGCCGTTATAACTGCATTTGTTATGGCTGCGGCTGTGATGACGGGCTGCGGTGGTCTGGATGAAGCACAGATTGCAGAACTTAACAATCTGAGATCAGAAGTCAGATCCTTAGAGTCCGAAGCAAATTCATTAAAAGAGGAAAGAACCC
It includes:
- a CDS encoding penicillin-binding protein activator encodes the protein MVKILQVIFLILSFSSIAFNQVNPAGDFSKAVALYEQEKFDDALILFNQILNDPEAGNAHQSATIFKSKILLSKKKYFESEKLLKDFINSSPEGSYKDEARLTLAKNLYEQTFYYPAFNELVRLLNQTNSALYKTDAEKYAELIALTHLDPVQVKPIAETSETKIKPFLFLLLAKMYEKNGLISESYNVFHKLVEEFPFSNEAVLANKLLQENKSLKSGECSIGILLPLAKKITEGSTSTLAWEVLEGIKYATDEFNRTNDSKIGLVVRSTTETEQIKNITEEFSANESVKIVLGPIFSNEVISVLSALKRKDIPVISPTATDDELVALNKNFFQANPGFTQRGIIMANYIYNVEGKKRIAVINSIEGYSPIIASAFVEEFKRLGGKIILRETYKYGTTISSAGLEKLREYKNSLDGIFVPLSDKSDAPFILSGLVQNEIDLPLYGNQDWMQAKGFETSTTLSNKLVFTSDYFIEYSDPDYQTFSKEFSEKTKMELNRNVLYGYDTAKYLLTVISNTISDRKKICDKMESGIRISGYHNYISFDKKHVNRNLNIVKYNNGIFELIDRYELK
- the radC gene encoding DNA repair protein RadC — its product is MLKVKDLPLDDRPREKLMLRGPQNLSDAELIAILLRTGRKGKSVVNIALDLINQEGNLSRLANKSLASLKKTDGIGNDKAATLLAAFEISRRIQTQVKWLFDVKVTSPKDVADIYMPLLRDEMKELFYILCLSSSNKIIRAEKISMGSLNASLVHPREIFKVAIENSSASIICIHNHPSGNPEPSNEDISITRKLVEAGKLLDIPLFDHIIIAGNTYTSFVERRLI